The following coding sequences lie in one Pseudomonas svalbardensis genomic window:
- the dsbC gene encoding bifunctional protein-disulfide isomerase/oxidoreductase DsbC, which translates to MRLTQIFAAAAIALVSTFAVADDAADKAIRKSLENLQLEVPVETITASPLPGLYEVKLKGSRVLYASADGQYVVQGYMFQLKDGKPVNLTEKTERLGVSKLVNAIPVAETVVYPAIGETKSHITVFTDTTCPYCHKLHAEVPELNKRGIEVRYVAFPRQGLGSPGDEQLQAVWCSKDKKAAMDKMVDGKEIKAAKCDNPVSKQFALGQSIGVNGTPAIVLADGQVIPGYQPAPQVAKLALDAK; encoded by the coding sequence ATGCGTCTGACCCAGATTTTCGCCGCCGCAGCTATTGCGTTGGTCAGCACCTTTGCCGTCGCCGATGACGCGGCCGACAAAGCCATTCGTAAAAGCCTGGAAAACCTCCAGCTCGAGGTGCCGGTAGAAACCATCACCGCCAGCCCGCTGCCAGGTCTGTACGAAGTCAAACTCAAGGGCAGCCGCGTGCTCTACGCCAGCGCCGATGGCCAGTACGTCGTTCAGGGCTACATGTTCCAGCTCAAGGACGGCAAACCGGTCAACCTGACCGAAAAGACCGAACGCCTGGGCGTGTCCAAACTGGTCAACGCAATTCCAGTCGCGGAAACCGTGGTCTACCCGGCGATCGGCGAAACCAAATCGCACATCACTGTGTTTACCGATACCACCTGCCCGTACTGCCACAAGCTGCACGCTGAAGTGCCTGAGCTGAACAAGCGCGGCATCGAAGTGCGTTACGTCGCGTTCCCGCGTCAGGGCCTGGGCTCACCGGGTGATGAGCAGCTGCAAGCGGTCTGGTGCTCGAAAGACAAGAAAGCCGCCATGGACAAGATGGTCGACGGCAAGGAAATCAAGGCCGCCAAGTGCGATAACCCGGTTTCCAAGCAGTTCGCCCTCGGTCAGTCGATCGGCGTGAACGGTACACCGGCCATCGTTTTGGCCGACGGCCAGGTCATTCCGGGCTACCAGCCTGCGCCACAAGTCGCCAAACTGGCGCTGGACGCGAAATAA
- a CDS encoding homoserine dehydrogenase translates to MKPVKVGICGLGTVGGGTFNVLQRNAEEIARRAGRGIEVAQIAMRTPKPQFQTTGIAITNDVFEVATNPEIDIVIELVGGYTVARELVLKAIENGKHVVTANKALIAVHGNEIFAKAREKGVIVAFEAAVAGGIPVIKAIREGLSANRINWVAGIINGTGNFILTEMREKGRTFEDVLAEAQALGYAEADPTFDVEGIDAAHKLTILASIAFGIPLQFDKAYTEGITKLTTADVNYAEALGYRIKHLGVARSTAAGIELRVHPTLIPADRLIANVNGVMNAVMVNGDAAGSTLFYGAGAGMEPTASSVIADLVDVVRAMTSDPENRVPHLAFQPDSLSAHPILPIEACESSYYLRIQAKDHPGVLAQVASILSERGINIESIMQKEVEEHDGLVPMILLTHRVLEQHMNDAITALEALAGVVGPVVRIRVEHLN, encoded by the coding sequence GTGAAACCGGTCAAAGTAGGCATCTGTGGGTTAGGGACCGTCGGTGGCGGCACCTTCAACGTACTTCAGCGTAACGCCGAGGAAATTGCTCGTCGTGCCGGGCGTGGAATCGAAGTGGCACAAATTGCCATGCGCACGCCAAAGCCTCAGTTCCAGACGACCGGTATTGCGATTACCAACGATGTCTTCGAAGTGGCCACGAACCCTGAGATCGACATCGTCATAGAGCTGGTGGGCGGCTACACCGTTGCCCGCGAGCTGGTACTCAAAGCGATCGAGAACGGAAAACATGTTGTGACCGCGAACAAGGCGTTGATCGCCGTTCACGGTAATGAAATTTTCGCCAAGGCCCGGGAGAAGGGCGTGATTGTGGCGTTCGAAGCCGCCGTGGCCGGTGGCATTCCGGTGATCAAGGCGATCCGTGAAGGTCTGTCGGCCAACCGCATCAACTGGGTCGCCGGAATCATCAACGGCACCGGTAACTTCATCCTCACCGAAATGCGTGAGAAGGGCCGGACTTTCGAAGACGTACTCGCCGAGGCGCAAGCCCTGGGTTATGCCGAGGCCGATCCGACCTTCGACGTTGAAGGCATCGACGCGGCCCACAAGCTGACGATCCTGGCGTCCATCGCGTTCGGTATTCCGCTGCAGTTCGACAAGGCCTACACCGAAGGCATCACCAAGCTGACCACCGCTGACGTGAACTACGCCGAAGCGCTGGGCTATCGCATCAAGCACCTGGGCGTGGCGCGCAGCACCGCGGCCGGCATCGAACTGCGCGTGCACCCGACGCTGATCCCGGCCGACCGCCTGATCGCCAACGTCAATGGCGTGATGAACGCGGTGATGGTCAACGGTGATGCCGCCGGTTCGACCCTGTTCTACGGCGCTGGCGCTGGCATGGAGCCGACCGCTTCGTCGGTGATCGCCGACCTGGTGGACGTGGTTCGCGCCATGACCTCCGACCCGGAAAACCGCGTACCGCACCTGGCCTTTCAGCCGGATTCGCTGTCGGCCCACCCGATCCTGCCGATCGAGGCCTGCGAAAGCTCCTATTACCTGCGCATCCAGGCCAAGGATCATCCGGGCGTGTTGGCGCAGGTGGCGAGCATCCTGTCGGAGCGCGGCATCAACATCGAATCGATCATGCAGAAGGAAGTCGAAGAACACGACGGCCTGGTGCCGATGATCCTGCTGACTCACCGCGTGCTGGAACAGCACATGAACGACGCGATCACCGCCCTGGAAGCCTTGGCGGGCGTAGTCGGTCCGGTCGTACGGATCCGCGTCGAGCACCTGAACTAA
- the thrC gene encoding threonine synthase — translation MRYISTRGQAPALNFEDVLLAGLATDGGLYVPENLPRFTQEEIASWAGLPYHELAFRVMRPFVTGSIPDADFKKILEETYGVFSHNAVAPLRQLNGNEWVLELFHGPTLAFKDFALQLLGRLLDYVLEKRGERVVIVGATSGDTGSAAIEGCKHCENVDIFILHPHNRVSEVQRRQMTTIFGENIHNIAIEGNFDDCQEMVKASFADQSFLKGTRLVAVNSINWARIMAQIVYYFHAALQLGGPARSVSFSVPTGNFGDIFAGYLARNMGLPINQLIVATNRNDILHRFMSGNQYVKDTLHATLSPSMDIMVSSNFERLLFDLHGRNGAAIAGLMDTFKQGGGFSVEQERWTEARKLFDSLAVDDAQTCETIAEVFEQTGELLDPHTAIGVKAARECRRSLDIPMVILGTAHPVKFPDAVEKAGVGKALELPAHLSDLFERDERCTVLPNDLKAVQAFVSQHGNRGKPL, via the coding sequence ATGCGTTATATCAGTACCCGCGGCCAGGCACCGGCCCTGAATTTCGAAGACGTCCTGCTGGCCGGTCTGGCCACGGACGGTGGTCTGTACGTCCCGGAAAACCTGCCACGTTTCACCCAGGAAGAAATCGCTTCCTGGGCCGGCCTGCCGTATCACGAGTTGGCCTTCCGGGTGATGCGCCCGTTCGTGACCGGCAGCATCCCCGATGCCGACTTCAAGAAGATTCTTGAAGAAACGTATGGCGTGTTTTCCCACAACGCCGTAGCGCCATTGCGTCAGCTAAACGGCAACGAATGGGTGCTGGAGCTGTTCCACGGCCCGACCCTCGCATTCAAAGACTTTGCCTTGCAGCTGCTGGGTCGTCTGCTCGACTACGTGCTGGAAAAACGCGGTGAGCGCGTAGTGATTGTCGGCGCCACCTCCGGCGACACCGGTTCGGCCGCCATCGAAGGCTGCAAGCACTGCGAAAACGTCGACATCTTCATCCTGCACCCGCACAACCGTGTGTCCGAAGTGCAGCGTCGCCAGATGACCACCATCTTCGGCGAGAACATCCATAACATCGCCATCGAAGGCAACTTCGATGACTGCCAGGAAATGGTCAAGGCCAGCTTCGCCGACCAGAGCTTCCTCAAAGGCACGCGTCTGGTGGCCGTGAACTCGATCAACTGGGCGCGAATCATGGCCCAGATCGTTTACTACTTCCATGCAGCCCTGCAGTTGGGCGGCCCGGCACGTTCGGTATCGTTCTCGGTGCCGACCGGCAACTTTGGCGACATTTTCGCCGGTTACCTGGCGCGCAACATGGGCCTGCCGATCAACCAGTTGATCGTCGCCACCAACCGCAACGACATCCTGCACCGCTTCATGAGCGGCAATCAGTACGTCAAGGACACGCTGCACGCCACGCTGTCGCCGTCGATGGACATCATGGTGTCGTCGAACTTCGAACGCCTGCTGTTCGACCTGCACGGTCGCAACGGCGCAGCGATCGCCGGGCTGATGGACACCTTCAAACAAGGTGGTGGTTTCAGCGTCGAACAGGAACGCTGGACCGAAGCCCGCAAGCTGTTCGATTCGCTGGCCGTGGATGACGCTCAAACCTGCGAAACCATTGCCGAAGTTTTTGAGCAAACCGGCGAACTGCTGGATCCGCACACCGCCATCGGCGTGAAGGCGGCGCGCGAGTGCCGTCGCAGCCTGGATATCCCGATGGTGATCCTCGGTACGGCGCATCCGGTCAAATTTCCGGACGCAGTGGAAAAAGCAGGCGTAGGAAAAGCACTCGAACTACCTGCACATCTTTCTGATTTGTTTGAGCGAGATGAGCGCTGCACCGTGCTGCCAAATGACCTGAAAGCCGTGCAGGCCTTTGTCAGTCAGCATGGCAACCGCGGCAAGCCTCTGTAA
- a CDS encoding transporter substrate-binding domain-containing protein produces MLFFKGLKPAACWMFFLVGTLGFAQWGSASQLAATDSKGSVAGLMIELDAQESKWIAEHSKVIVASVQYPLYLFKDEHGQWSGLNNDLLNRISAMTGLQFVHEESFSTDQLLGRLESGAADMSTTLAMNDERKTFLDFSHAFGGAGWVFVGRAGAPEVQSLEQLSGQVLVLPTRHALEATIRRDYPDIDLRSVKTYAEARALVESGEAYATIENETGAQLYPSGQLKVGYTVEGKWEADHLAVRKGQPQLSSILNKALEALDPAELRAIRLKWLNGIAPIKVPGAWHRLAEWGCWGMFIVSLFGLLSLLWNRRLTVLIQQRMDAEKSLSDQLAFQHALMDAMPDPMFVRDLEGRLIMCNKSYEEGLSTRFDQVQGRQLIELDVLPKETAELLHAEFMAQLGTRKTRFSERQLMFNNGVRHVYQWTVPFYSADGQLRGLLGGWTDIGKRKKQA; encoded by the coding sequence ATGCTGTTTTTCAAAGGGTTAAAACCAGCTGCATGCTGGATGTTTTTTTTAGTCGGCACCCTGGGTTTTGCTCAATGGGGGAGCGCGTCGCAATTGGCGGCGACCGATTCCAAAGGATCGGTTGCTGGCCTAATGATCGAGCTGGATGCTCAGGAGTCGAAATGGATTGCCGAGCATTCAAAAGTCATCGTCGCATCGGTGCAATATCCGCTGTACCTGTTCAAGGATGAGCACGGTCAATGGAGCGGTTTGAACAATGATCTGCTCAACCGCATCAGTGCGATGACGGGATTGCAGTTTGTTCACGAGGAATCGTTTTCCACCGATCAGTTGCTCGGGCGACTGGAAAGTGGCGCAGCGGACATGAGCACGACGCTGGCGATGAATGACGAACGCAAGACGTTTCTGGATTTCAGTCATGCGTTCGGTGGCGCTGGCTGGGTGTTCGTCGGGCGGGCCGGGGCGCCAGAGGTGCAATCCCTGGAGCAGCTGTCGGGACAGGTTCTGGTGTTGCCGACCCGGCATGCGCTGGAGGCCACGATTCGCCGCGACTATCCGGACATCGACCTGCGCTCGGTTAAAACCTATGCGGAGGCCCGGGCGCTGGTCGAGAGCGGTGAGGCCTATGCCACCATCGAAAACGAAACCGGAGCACAACTCTATCCGTCCGGGCAGCTCAAGGTCGGGTATACGGTCGAGGGCAAATGGGAGGCGGACCACCTGGCCGTACGCAAAGGTCAGCCTCAGCTGTCGAGCATCCTCAACAAGGCGCTTGAAGCGCTTGATCCTGCTGAATTGCGCGCCATTCGCCTGAAATGGCTCAATGGGATTGCCCCCATTAAGGTGCCTGGCGCCTGGCACCGACTCGCCGAGTGGGGCTGCTGGGGAATGTTTATCGTCAGTCTGTTCGGCCTGTTGTCCCTGCTCTGGAACCGACGGCTCACGGTATTGATCCAGCAACGCATGGATGCCGAGAAAAGTCTGAGTGATCAGCTCGCCTTCCAGCATGCGTTGATGGACGCCATGCCCGATCCGATGTTTGTTCGTGATCTGGAAGGCCGTTTGATCATGTGCAACAAAAGTTATGAGGAGGGCTTGTCGACCCGTTTCGACCAGGTTCAGGGGCGACAGCTGATTGAACTGGACGTCTTGCCCAAAGAGACTGCCGAACTGCTGCATGCAGAGTTCATGGCCCAGCTCGGAACGCGCAAGACCCGCTTCAGTGAGCGTCAATTGATGTTCAACAACGGCGTCAGGCATGTCTATCAGTGGACGGTGCCTTTTTACAGTGCCGACGGACAATTGCGGGGCCTGCTGGGAGGCTGGACCGATATTGGCAAGCGTAAGAAGCAGGCGTGA
- a CDS encoding DUF3509 domain-containing protein — MESISLLLGEALSPYQVTLTPSGTHGECLVTLKNATGAIVVERAFNQDQLTSKRLLTDVVDGLHRDVLIAEGRLEPCVIAALRNAAQDKILANRN, encoded by the coding sequence ATGGAAAGTATCAGTCTATTGCTCGGTGAAGCTCTGAGCCCGTATCAGGTAACGTTGACCCCGTCGGGGACCCATGGCGAATGCCTGGTGACACTGAAAAATGCGACCGGCGCGATCGTGGTCGAGCGGGCGTTCAATCAGGACCAGTTGACCAGCAAACGTCTGCTGACGGATGTCGTCGACGGTTTGCATCGCGACGTGCTGATCGCCGAAGGCAGGCTGGAGCCCTGCGTCATCGCGGCGTTGCGTAATGCTGCTCAGGACAAGATCCTGGCCAACCGAAATTGA
- a CDS encoding TIGR02285 family protein, giving the protein MRRYSTILVTTRNRSQNCVKTGPSKLRRLLARPINHCLTRGGRALCAYAFFLLLAGQAQPTLAQPRETLVWLLRDLPPLMIFEGSKKGQGVIDKLLPLLIARMPQYEHSLMRVNRARGLQMLHEPSLTCDAALNWSKERDGWIAFSIPVFRAMSNGLAVRRVDREMLTPFIKDGEVDLAALLASGRETLGIIAERNYGEYLDALLKQAPANSLTLHYGNDALGSLLQMQRLGRLRMLLGYRSEIRYQAQQQGIAEDELQFYPIRGTGKYLSGYIGCTDTPQGRQAIIEINQLLRTLPHDHLSEAYAAWLDPESRSDYLEASRAFFLQQAEQ; this is encoded by the coding sequence ATGCGCAGGTACTCAACGATCTTGGTTACGACAAGGAACAGATCGCAAAACTGCGTGAAGACGGGGCCATCTAAGCTGAGGCGCCTGCTTGCGCGGCCCATCAACCACTGCCTGACGCGCGGCGGACGAGCATTGTGCGCGTACGCGTTTTTCCTGTTGCTCGCCGGCCAGGCTCAGCCAACGTTGGCGCAACCGAGGGAAACCCTGGTCTGGCTGTTGCGCGATCTTCCACCGCTGATGATTTTCGAAGGATCGAAAAAGGGCCAGGGCGTCATCGATAAACTGTTACCGCTGCTGATCGCCCGCATGCCGCAATATGAACACTCCCTGATGCGAGTCAATCGCGCTCGTGGCTTGCAAATGCTCCACGAGCCATCCCTCACGTGCGATGCAGCGCTGAACTGGAGCAAGGAGCGCGATGGCTGGATCGCATTTTCCATTCCGGTGTTTCGGGCCATGAGTAACGGCCTTGCAGTGCGACGCGTTGATCGGGAGATGTTGACGCCCTTTATCAAGGACGGCGAAGTGGACCTGGCGGCTCTGCTGGCCAGTGGCCGCGAGACACTGGGCATTATTGCCGAGCGCAACTACGGCGAATATCTCGACGCGCTGCTCAAACAAGCGCCAGCCAACTCACTGACCCTCCACTACGGCAACGACGCTTTGGGCAGCCTGTTGCAAATGCAACGCTTGGGGCGCTTGCGGATGCTGTTGGGGTACCGCTCGGAAATCCGCTACCAGGCCCAGCAGCAAGGGATCGCGGAAGATGAATTGCAGTTCTACCCGATTCGCGGCACGGGCAAATACCTGTCCGGTTACATTGGCTGTACTGACACTCCCCAGGGCCGGCAGGCGATCATCGAGATCAACCAACTGCTGCGCACCCTGCCCCACGATCACTTAAGCGAGGCATACGCCGCCTGGCTGGACCCCGAGAGTCGCAGCGACTACCTGGAAGCCAGCCGGGCATTTTTCTTACAGCAGGCCGAGCAATGA